In Chondrinema litorale, a single window of DNA contains:
- a CDS encoding SusC/RagA family TonB-linked outer membrane protein, whose translation MKLKLLRQILIMSKLILYGIFLQVLFCGLLLANEGNAQRESIHDIKVNIDNQKTSVASALAELELKTDFNFTYTDAIRKDKEIRLNRGENTVADLLVSISKQTGLRFTRVNNNIHISKYRNNSHQLVEEIFDPQQVKVTGKVTAAYDGEPLPGVSIIIKGSSTGTSTNLDGEYSLNVNPDDVLSYSYIGYQTFEIAVANQSVIDVALEVDTEQLEEVVVIGYGTRESKDITGAVSQIGTDEIKKSNTMSPEFAMQGKMTGVYVSNPGSNPNARPQIRIRGVSTLGHNDPLYVIDGVPIYEGGSAARDSRTEDLRGDVNIFNMINPNDIESISVLKDASASAIYGVRASNGVILITTKRGSKGKMKVNFSAKTGIQNVYKKYDLLNTQQYVDIYQEAMDNNSSYNPDPNIYRFYDPSSSAYLGNSPTYDWQNEQRIDNAIIQDYNASVSGGTEFSNFSMGAGYSSQENPIYSDDFERYSFYINSDHNLTSWLKVGESYRIAYTKSDFNNQGGIFAAPWQPLFDENGPGGFATTTGIVDGVDVLKAYGNGTNNNFLGVGNYEVDQYTLMRNMGSFYAEVSPFSGFRIRGTLSLDYYSNEYEQYDRLENGLFRADIGILDPSGNTYNNRETVNSNLVKEFLIGYNKSFGSHNFDLILNATDQRVNWNIKTLGIGNNSPISSFDQRRVDEGWNNEDKGAFYERYRSGLQGYMARMSYSFKDKYYLDATVRRDGSSKFGPGYKWGTFPSFAAAWRISDEIFMQSIDWLTDLKLRGGWGQTGNQETVDFAYLSLVNYNPKYALGSGGEAEGDGVLNPAAVLGDFPIVDMSWETVSTTTIGFDAAFFNNKLSLTAEYYSRLTDDILQTINIPLVIGALNNPVVNLAKVKNTGFEFQAGYSGNVGQLHYNVSGNLTTVKNEVTDIYLGRPQGGSERIEEGYPINYIYGYQVGGIFQSKAEVDAWMEKYSDPGYESQKSPGDIYYLDLYSNPNPEIENQYVGPEPDSIINQYDRTYLGKTIPGYYYGLSFSFNYKNWDLGIDFRGVGDVQKVNGIRQTGENMQVGGSNFLASTLNRWTDENHSTSMPRAVAEDPSGNTRFSSRWVEDADFLRLQNIQLGYTFDQSILNKLGVSSLRCYVSGSNLFVVSSYSGLDPENDFTPTTFIGGLNINF comes from the coding sequence ATGAAATTGAAACTACTAAGACAAATTCTCATTATGTCTAAGCTAATACTCTATGGCATTTTTTTACAAGTCCTTTTTTGTGGTCTTTTATTGGCCAACGAAGGGAATGCACAAAGGGAAAGTATTCATGATATTAAAGTGAATATTGACAACCAAAAAACATCAGTAGCATCAGCTTTAGCCGAACTAGAACTGAAAACTGATTTTAATTTTACTTATACCGATGCGATCCGAAAAGACAAAGAGATTAGACTCAATAGGGGAGAAAATACAGTTGCTGATTTATTAGTGTCTATTTCTAAGCAAACGGGATTACGGTTTACAAGAGTAAATAACAACATACACATCTCAAAATACAGAAATAATTCACACCAATTGGTAGAGGAAATTTTTGACCCCCAGCAAGTCAAAGTTACAGGTAAAGTTACCGCCGCTTACGATGGAGAGCCTTTGCCCGGTGTGAGTATCATTATTAAAGGATCTTCTACTGGAACCTCAACAAATTTGGATGGCGAATACAGTTTAAATGTAAATCCCGATGATGTATTATCTTACAGTTATATAGGCTATCAGACTTTTGAAATTGCAGTAGCTAACCAAAGTGTGATTGATGTTGCATTGGAGGTAGATACCGAACAATTAGAAGAAGTAGTTGTAATTGGTTATGGTACTAGAGAGAGTAAAGATATTACAGGTGCTGTTTCTCAAATAGGAACTGATGAGATTAAAAAATCGAACACCATGTCGCCAGAGTTTGCCATGCAAGGTAAGATGACGGGAGTATATGTAAGTAACCCTGGCAGTAACCCTAATGCAAGGCCTCAAATTAGAATTAGAGGTGTTAGTACCCTAGGCCATAACGATCCACTTTATGTAATTGATGGTGTGCCAATATACGAAGGTGGTTCTGCCGCTAGAGATTCTAGAACAGAAGATTTACGAGGAGATGTAAATATTTTTAATATGATTAACCCTAATGATATTGAATCTATTTCTGTTTTAAAAGATGCTTCAGCTTCTGCTATTTATGGAGTTAGGGCATCAAATGGCGTAATACTTATTACAACCAAAAGAGGTTCGAAGGGAAAAATGAAGGTGAATTTCTCTGCTAAAACGGGTATACAGAATGTTTATAAAAAATACGATTTACTCAATACGCAACAATATGTAGATATTTATCAGGAAGCAATGGATAATAATTCTTCCTACAATCCCGACCCAAATATTTACCGCTTTTACGATCCTTCATCATCTGCTTATTTAGGTAACAGCCCCACTTACGATTGGCAAAACGAACAAAGAATAGATAATGCGATTATTCAAGATTATAATGCCAGTGTTTCTGGTGGAACAGAGTTTTCTAACTTTTCTATGGGTGCAGGCTACTCTTCACAAGAAAACCCAATCTATTCAGACGATTTCGAAAGGTACTCATTCTATATTAACTCAGATCACAATTTAACTTCTTGGCTTAAAGTGGGAGAGTCTTACCGCATTGCTTATACCAAGTCTGACTTTAACAATCAAGGTGGAATATTTGCAGCACCTTGGCAGCCACTTTTCGATGAAAATGGACCCGGTGGTTTTGCTACAACAACTGGAATAGTAGATGGTGTTGATGTGCTCAAAGCTTATGGAAATGGGACCAATAATAATTTTCTTGGAGTAGGAAATTACGAAGTAGACCAATATACTTTAATGAGAAACATGGGTTCATTTTATGCCGAAGTTTCCCCATTTTCAGGATTTAGAATTAGAGGTACACTCAGCTTAGATTACTATTCTAATGAGTATGAGCAATACGATAGATTAGAAAATGGGCTTTTTAGAGCTGATATAGGTATTCTTGATCCATCTGGCAATACATATAACAACAGAGAAACGGTGAACAGTAACCTTGTAAAAGAATTTTTAATCGGTTACAACAAAAGTTTTGGCAGTCACAATTTCGACTTGATCTTAAATGCTACTGACCAACGTGTAAATTGGAACATTAAAACATTGGGTATTGGTAATAACTCACCTATTTCTTCTTTTGACCAAAGACGTGTTGACGAAGGTTGGAACAATGAAGATAAAGGTGCTTTTTATGAAAGATATCGTTCAGGTCTTCAAGGCTACATGGCACGTATGAGCTATAGTTTTAAAGATAAATATTATCTGGATGCAACAGTGAGAAGAGATGGGTCTTCTAAATTTGGTCCCGGTTATAAATGGGGTACATTCCCATCTTTTGCTGCTGCTTGGCGTATTTCTGATGAAATATTTATGCAAAGTATCGACTGGTTAACCGATCTAAAACTTAGAGGTGGTTGGGGACAAACTGGTAACCAAGAAACAGTAGATTTTGCCTACTTGTCATTAGTAAATTACAATCCAAAATATGCTTTGGGTAGTGGAGGAGAAGCAGAAGGCGATGGTGTTTTAAATCCTGCTGCGGTTTTGGGCGATTTCCCAATTGTAGATATGTCTTGGGAGACTGTTTCAACAACTACAATCGGTTTTGATGCTGCATTTTTCAATAATAAATTGAGCTTAACCGCTGAGTATTATAGCAGACTAACCGACGATATTCTTCAAACCATAAACATTCCACTTGTAATTGGCGCATTAAACAATCCAGTAGTAAACCTTGCCAAGGTAAAAAACACTGGTTTTGAGTTTCAGGCTGGATATAGTGGTAATGTAGGTCAGTTGCATTACAATGTTTCTGGTAACTTAACTACTGTAAAAAATGAAGTAACCGATATATACCTTGGTCGCCCACAAGGTGGAAGCGAGAGAATAGAAGAAGGTTACCCAATTAATTATATCTATGGTTATCAGGTTGGCGGTATTTTTCAGTCAAAAGCTGAGGTAGATGCTTGGATGGAAAAGTACAGCGATCCGGGTTATGAAAGTCAGAAATCTCCAGGAGATATTTATTATCTTGATTTGTACAGCAATCCTAACCCCGAAATTGAAAACCAATATGTTGGTCCAGAACCAGATTCTATTATCAATCAGTATGATAGAACTTATCTTGGTAAAACTATTCCGGGTTATTACTATGGTTTAAGCTTCTCATTCAACTATAAAAACTGGGATTTAGGAATCGATTTTAGGGGTGTAGGCGATGTGCAAAAAGTAAATGGTATACGCCAGACTGGAGAAAATATGCAAGTTGGTGGTTCTAACTTTCTGGCTTCTACCTTAAATCGCTGGACAGATGAAAATCATTCTACGTCTATGCCAAGAGCAGTAGCAGAAGACCCTTCTGGCAATACCCGTTTTTCTAGCAGATGGGTAGAGGATGCAGATTTTTTAAGACTGCAAAATATTCAACTTGGCTATACATTCGATCAGAGTATTTTGAACAAACTGGGTGTGAGTAGTTTGAGATGCTACGTTTCAGGTTCAAATCTCTTTGTAGTCTCATCATATTCAGGTCTTGACCCAGAAAATGATTTTACACCAACCACCTTTATTGGCGGCTTAAATATTAACTTTTAA
- a CDS encoding RagB/SusD family nutrient uptake outer membrane protein, translating into MKSLKIIYTFLLILAFTFSSCNEETVELDPIGDTEAGFFLNEEQMTQAVLGIYQKVSFFYTFRSNNWLAGIWALPGDDLTTEGTQGYERFVNINGGDGRLTSFYTYAYQLIARSNIVIQKIDEADEDVYSRMPELKPIHRGEALFLRAWMYFKLWNTYGSAAPLVTERITELEDAYPPSSQGTELLDQAIIDLEEAATLLPSEWDASNLGRVTSNSALGLRGKILVFRGSVNNNQSDFTAAIANFNAISGLSLMPNYRDNFDAAQENNGESLFEYQANDQSQVSNPFLDNDAFAVVGDLTAYYGMYTQTPSWVGTNIMFATESLINAYEEGDPRLDYTLDLDAGVTNVIKYTLDGTSSSGFAGSYNINLNNPRILRYADILLLKAEAIVRTGESTSEAIALINEIRQRARFSTEDGIEAAVPADLDISETDTETILEWIFAEKRIELACEEGHRWYDLRRRYMMGEIDLTTWDFNSARDDFEFKDENLVFPIPNTEVANNPNLVQNPGY; encoded by the coding sequence ATGAAATCATTAAAAATTATATATACATTTCTCCTGATATTAGCTTTTACATTTTCTTCTTGTAATGAAGAAACAGTAGAACTAGACCCCATAGGTGATACCGAAGCAGGTTTCTTTTTAAATGAAGAGCAAATGACTCAGGCTGTTTTAGGTATTTATCAAAAAGTATCATTCTTCTATACCTTTAGATCAAACAACTGGCTAGCTGGAATTTGGGCTTTACCGGGCGATGATCTTACAACCGAAGGCACACAAGGTTACGAGCGTTTTGTAAATATTAATGGAGGGGATGGCAGGTTAACTTCTTTTTATACATATGCTTATCAATTAATAGCTAGGTCAAACATAGTTATTCAAAAGATTGATGAAGCAGATGAGGATGTTTATTCGCGTATGCCTGAGCTAAAGCCAATTCATAGAGGAGAAGCCCTGTTTTTAAGAGCTTGGATGTATTTTAAACTTTGGAATACTTATGGTTCGGCAGCACCATTAGTGACAGAGAGAATTACAGAATTGGAAGATGCTTATCCTCCGAGTTCTCAAGGTACAGAATTGCTAGATCAAGCAATAATTGATTTGGAAGAAGCTGCTACTTTACTTCCAAGTGAGTGGGATGCAAGTAATTTAGGCCGCGTAACAAGTAATTCAGCTTTAGGCTTAAGAGGTAAAATACTTGTATTTAGAGGTTCTGTAAACAATAACCAAAGCGATTTTACTGCGGCAATTGCGAACTTTAATGCGATTAGTGGTTTGAGTCTAATGCCTAACTACAGAGATAATTTTGATGCAGCGCAAGAAAACAATGGAGAGTCTCTTTTTGAATATCAAGCGAATGATCAGTCTCAGGTTTCAAATCCATTTTTAGATAATGATGCCTTCGCTGTGGTGGGTGATCTTACAGCTTATTATGGAATGTATACACAAACTCCTTCTTGGGTTGGCACCAATATTATGTTTGCTACTGAGTCTCTTATAAATGCATACGAAGAGGGTGACCCAAGATTAGATTATACATTAGATTTAGATGCAGGTGTAACCAATGTAATTAAGTATACTTTGGATGGCACAAGTTCTAGCGGTTTTGCTGGAAGCTATAACATCAACTTAAACAATCCACGAATTTTGCGCTACGCAGATATACTACTTTTAAAAGCAGAAGCCATTGTCCGTACAGGAGAAAGCACCAGTGAAGCAATTGCATTAATCAATGAAATTCGTCAACGAGCTCGGTTTTCTACAGAAGATGGTATTGAAGCTGCGGTGCCTGCCGATCTTGATATTTCAGAAACGGATACAGAGACTATTCTTGAATGGATTTTTGCAGAAAAAAGGATTGAATTAGCTTGCGAAGAAGGACATCGTTGGTACGATCTGAGAAGAAGGTATATGATGGGAGAAATTGATCTAACCACTTGGGATTTTAACTCTGCCCGAGATGATTTCGAGTTTAAAGATGAGAATTTAGTATTTCCTATACCCAATACTGAAGTTGCTAATAACCCGAATTTAGTCCAAAACCCGGGATATTAA
- a CDS encoding family 78 glycoside hydrolase catalytic domain, with translation MQSLKTYKPALLFLIFVFYYSSSSLFAQQSESAFIWKNETGEGRQQVVFFRNSFNLENPPKNAWISLFADSRYHLYINGTFVNFGPLRFELTEPVYDSLNITNYLKAGKNTIAVKALSNGVLTFQVPLSIGGFKAWGEVDTGKNKIDLSTPGDWKMLPSKGFDEDALQLSFACGPMEIYDSRKDPVEWNKTDFDDSKWYKPLVVSKQDHWGKLAPRAMPFLTNDKRVPFKLLGAYPLKNDEAFYTFRKVTPLKETENQYRSSYRFFAYTYIYSDKAQEVEVGLHWGSHFLNGKVLEAAENQDNSINRVRKNFVLKLNQGWNYFFADLNTLWGGWEFNLAIPKDASLIVSANKQKEDSDIIFKSTKLMFNKAQEDEMKKAEEIAAKLKEDKDLSAFEWIDHKANELTNSAPREMVWQQPALDKRIDTLDENFKDIAITEPTAFVLDMGGKTLGRIFADIDAPEGTVIDIGWAEVLNDSGLAWIYKNYIISTGTRFITSSNKQHYETFKPYGFRYLQIHITPPKGEKAQLLNAGSFDQMYPFELQGAFESSDPLLNKIWNLGWRTLRVCAEDSYTDTPFRERGHYAGDALPEFATTLATSGDTRLMKRSIELFTQMYHKDMWEGPQNRHNDFPLILLVTLKWYTDYTGDLSLVKKYYEDYKSLMNQILAKKEQAGYINLERVFYEWTAVDRFDDLTGIQALISRALNDVACFADVLGKPNDAKFFREEADKLDKVITEKFWDEEKNAFFDGFHEGVKVDHYYPTSNALPVIYDVASDLQAEKVMQFLETELEDIGEEYHKRKTTPYGSFYVLSALYKEGRADIAEKFIKKYWARMIYKGDDTAWEHFDLVGPDGAEGGTGSHAWSSHPTFFLSTEALGVQLGYYQQFERETIHINPQSELLTWAKGTVPHPLGLVHVDWKISGDLLIMNVKVPEGVPYKVEPKGKLATYKLVLNGDLVN, from the coding sequence ATGCAATCGCTAAAAACTTACAAACCAGCTCTACTTTTTTTGATCTTTGTATTTTACTATAGTTCGAGTTCTCTGTTTGCTCAACAGTCTGAATCAGCTTTTATCTGGAAAAATGAAACCGGAGAAGGTAGGCAACAAGTAGTATTTTTCAGGAATTCTTTTAATCTGGAAAATCCACCCAAAAATGCGTGGATTTCCCTATTTGCAGACTCTCGTTACCATTTATATATCAATGGAACATTTGTCAATTTTGGTCCGCTTAGGTTTGAACTAACGGAGCCAGTTTACGACTCGTTGAACATTACCAATTATTTAAAAGCAGGTAAAAATACCATTGCTGTAAAAGCGCTCTCAAATGGTGTATTAACTTTTCAAGTGCCATTAAGTATCGGTGGATTTAAAGCTTGGGGTGAAGTAGATACAGGAAAAAATAAGATCGATTTGAGCACACCGGGAGATTGGAAAATGCTCCCGTCAAAAGGTTTTGATGAAGATGCTCTGCAACTTTCTTTTGCTTGTGGCCCTATGGAAATATACGATAGTAGAAAAGACCCTGTAGAGTGGAATAAAACAGATTTTGACGACTCAAAATGGTATAAGCCTCTAGTGGTTTCAAAACAAGATCATTGGGGAAAGTTGGCTCCAAGAGCAATGCCTTTTTTAACTAATGATAAGCGAGTTCCTTTTAAACTATTGGGTGCATATCCTTTAAAAAACGATGAAGCATTTTACACTTTTAGAAAAGTAACGCCTCTCAAAGAAACAGAAAATCAATACAGATCATCTTACAGATTTTTTGCCTACACTTATATTTATTCTGATAAAGCCCAAGAAGTTGAAGTGGGTTTACATTGGGGTTCTCATTTCTTAAATGGCAAAGTCTTAGAAGCTGCTGAAAATCAAGATAATTCCATTAACAGAGTAAGAAAGAATTTTGTGTTAAAGCTCAATCAAGGCTGGAATTACTTCTTTGCTGATCTCAATACCCTTTGGGGAGGTTGGGAATTTAACTTAGCAATTCCCAAAGATGCTAGCTTGATTGTTTCTGCCAATAAGCAAAAAGAAGATAGCGATATCATTTTCAAATCGACTAAGTTGATGTTTAATAAAGCGCAAGAAGATGAGATGAAAAAAGCGGAAGAAATAGCAGCGAAATTGAAAGAAGACAAAGACTTAAGTGCTTTTGAGTGGATAGACCACAAAGCCAATGAACTTACTAATTCAGCTCCGAGAGAAATGGTTTGGCAACAACCTGCACTAGATAAAAGAATAGATACTTTAGACGAAAACTTTAAGGATATAGCTATTACAGAGCCAACAGCATTTGTGTTGGATATGGGAGGCAAAACGCTCGGAAGAATCTTCGCGGATATTGATGCACCAGAAGGAACTGTAATAGACATTGGTTGGGCAGAAGTATTGAATGACTCTGGTCTTGCTTGGATATATAAAAACTACATCATCAGCACTGGAACACGCTTTATTACAAGCAGTAACAAACAGCATTACGAGACCTTTAAACCTTATGGTTTTCGATATTTGCAAATACATATTACACCTCCCAAAGGTGAAAAAGCACAGCTTTTAAATGCAGGTAGTTTCGATCAAATGTATCCTTTTGAGTTGCAAGGAGCTTTTGAGAGTTCCGATCCTTTGTTAAATAAAATTTGGAATCTAGGTTGGCGAACTTTAAGGGTTTGTGCAGAAGATTCCTACACAGACACACCATTTCGTGAGCGTGGGCACTATGCAGGCGATGCTTTACCAGAGTTTGCAACCACTTTGGCAACTTCTGGCGATACCCGATTGATGAAGAGAAGTATTGAGCTTTTTACTCAAATGTATCATAAAGATATGTGGGAAGGGCCGCAAAACAGACATAATGACTTTCCATTAATTCTCTTGGTTACATTAAAATGGTATACAGATTACACGGGAGATTTGTCGCTTGTTAAAAAGTATTACGAAGACTATAAAAGTCTCATGAATCAAATTCTAGCTAAAAAAGAGCAAGCTGGTTATATAAATCTGGAAAGGGTATTTTACGAATGGACAGCCGTTGACCGATTTGATGATCTCACTGGAATTCAAGCATTAATTAGCAGAGCCTTAAATGATGTTGCCTGTTTTGCTGATGTTTTAGGAAAACCAAATGATGCAAAATTCTTTAGAGAAGAAGCAGACAAACTTGATAAGGTAATTACTGAGAAATTCTGGGATGAAGAAAAAAATGCTTTCTTTGATGGCTTCCATGAAGGAGTGAAAGTAGATCATTATTATCCTACTTCTAATGCTTTGCCAGTGATTTACGATGTGGCTTCTGACTTACAAGCTGAAAAAGTGATGCAGTTTCTAGAGACTGAATTAGAAGATATAGGTGAAGAATACCATAAGCGGAAAACTACTCCGTATGGTAGTTTTTATGTGCTTTCTGCATTGTATAAAGAGGGAAGGGCAGATATTGCTGAAAAATTTATAAAAAAGTACTGGGCAAGAATGATTTACAAGGGAGATGATACTGCATGGGAACATTTCGATTTAGTTGGTCCAGATGGGGCAGAAGGTGGTACCGGAAGCCATGCTTGGAGTTCACATCCTACTTTTTTCCTTTCTACCGAAGCACTTGGTGTACAATTAGGTTACTATCAGCAGTTTGAGCGAGAAACTATCCACATTAACCCTCAATCTGAGTTGCTCACTTGGGCAAAAGGAACTGTGCCGCATCCATTGGGTTTGGTGCACGTAGATTGGAAGATTTCAGGTGATTTGCTCATTATGAATGTGAAAGTACCAGAAGGCGTGCCTTATAAAGTTGAGCCCAAAGGCAAGCTTGCTACTTATAAACTTGTGCTAAATGGAGATTTAGTTAATTGA
- a CDS encoding S41 family peptidase — protein MQNSRALILDLRRYPPNFYGYILRNFLGARESIIAKQLNSDLNYPGKYILTEQDEIKTMPSKFNGKVALLVCETTQSRAEYTALWIQNGYNVTTIGSQTAGAGGMMIQQEFVGGFKSYFTSSGIFYPDMTPVQRNGVKIDIEVKPSIQGIIDGSDEVLEKAIEFINSSE, from the coding sequence ATACAAAATAGTAGAGCTTTAATTCTCGACCTCAGAAGATATCCGCCGAATTTTTATGGATACATACTCAGAAACTTTTTAGGAGCAAGAGAAAGTATAATCGCTAAACAATTAAATTCTGATTTAAACTATCCTGGAAAATATATTCTTACTGAACAAGATGAAATTAAAACAATGCCTTCAAAATTTAATGGGAAAGTAGCCCTGCTAGTTTGTGAAACTACACAAAGCCGAGCAGAATATACCGCTTTGTGGATTCAAAATGGATATAATGTAACAACAATTGGTAGCCAAACAGCAGGTGCTGGTGGAATGATGATTCAACAGGAGTTTGTAGGAGGTTTTAAGAGTTACTTTACAAGTTCTGGAATCTTTTATCCGGATATGACACCTGTGCAAAGAAATGGTGTGAAGATAGATATTGAGGTAAAACCAAGCATACAAGGAATAATTGATGGTAGTGATGAGGTACTTGAAAAAGCAATCGAATTTATAAATAGCAGCGAATAA
- a CDS encoding DUF3667 domain-containing protein, which translates to MTEVKQTAFCNHCKCEVKGNFCPNCGNPRKLKRINSQYILSEIASVFNFHKGILYTIKELLLRPGKSIQSFIHEDRKRLVKPIIFILICSLTYTLSQQYFQFEDGYITARGLEESTTTKILEWIQKNYGYANILMAVFIAFWTKILFRKHNYNFFEVLILLCFVMGIAMLIYSVFGIFESISHLKVLPFGSFIGFIYLSWAIGQFFDKSKKLNYFKAFLSYILGMLSAIFLTIATGILIDILIKK; encoded by the coding sequence ATGACTGAAGTAAAGCAAACAGCCTTTTGTAATCATTGCAAATGTGAAGTAAAAGGAAACTTTTGCCCGAATTGTGGAAATCCTCGCAAACTAAAACGGATTAACAGTCAATACATCTTATCTGAAATAGCAAGTGTATTTAACTTCCACAAAGGTATTTTATATACTATTAAAGAACTCTTACTAAGACCAGGAAAAAGTATTCAGTCTTTTATACATGAAGACCGAAAAAGGCTAGTAAAACCAATCATCTTTATACTGATTTGCTCTTTAACTTATACCCTCAGCCAGCAATATTTTCAATTTGAAGATGGCTATATCACAGCAAGGGGTTTAGAAGAATCTACCACTACAAAAATTCTTGAATGGATTCAAAAAAACTATGGCTATGCGAATATTCTAATGGCCGTTTTTATCGCATTCTGGACCAAAATCCTTTTCAGAAAGCATAATTACAACTTTTTCGAAGTATTGATTTTGCTATGTTTTGTAATGGGAATTGCCATGCTTATTTATTCAGTTTTTGGAATATTTGAGAGCATTTCGCATCTAAAAGTATTGCCGTTCGGCTCTTTTATTGGCTTCATTTATCTATCGTGGGCGATTGGGCAATTCTTTGACAAAAGCAAAAAACTCAATTATTTTAAAGCATTCTTGAGCTATATACTCGGAATGCTCTCGGCCATATTTTTAACAATTGCAACAGGCATATTAATAGATATATTGATAAAAAAATAA
- a CDS encoding response regulator, with protein METKLAIVDDNTFLARSINEKLSIFDDLKIKYTVFNGSEFLAKLEKDHNLDLVLMDIEMPVLDGIETVSIVKKKYPHIKALMLTVFDNDENIINAIKAGADGYLLKEIEAEKLHKAIIETMEGGAAMSPSIAVKTLKLLRYPEKQKELSTEEAIVELSNREVEVLEQLAQGLSYTTIAKNIFLSPSTVRKHIENIYKKLQVHNKLEAVQKARRQNLI; from the coding sequence ATGGAAACAAAGCTGGCAATTGTTGATGATAATACTTTTTTGGCTCGATCTATCAATGAGAAATTATCCATCTTCGATGATCTCAAGATAAAATATACAGTCTTTAATGGAAGTGAGTTTTTGGCTAAGCTAGAAAAAGATCACAACCTCGATTTGGTGCTCATGGATATTGAAATGCCCGTGTTAGACGGGATTGAAACGGTGAGTATCGTAAAAAAGAAATACCCGCACATTAAAGCTTTAATGCTCACAGTTTTCGATAATGATGAGAACATAATTAATGCGATTAAAGCGGGTGCAGATGGCTACCTTTTAAAAGAGATTGAAGCCGAGAAACTGCACAAAGCCATTATAGAAACGATGGAAGGTGGAGCAGCTATGAGTCCTTCTATTGCCGTAAAAACCCTAAAGCTTTTACGTTATCCAGAAAAGCAAAAAGAACTTTCTACTGAAGAAGCCATTGTTGAGCTGAGCAACAGAGAAGTTGAAGTATTGGAGCAATTAGCACAAGGCTTGAGTTATACTACTATTGCAAAAAACATTTTCCTCTCTCCTAGCACCGTTCGTAAACACATCGAAAATATTTACAAAAAACTCCAAGTGCACAACAAGCTAGAAGCCGTGCAAAAAGCCAGAAGACAAAACTTGATTTAA